In the genome of Triticum urartu cultivar G1812 chromosome 5, Tu2.1, whole genome shotgun sequence, one region contains:
- the LOC125507937 gene encoding protein WRKY1-like, with protein MEGVEEANRAAVVSCKRLVARLSLSAGDPFRLAAVAAETEEAVSRFSKVVNILGNRVGHARARVGRRSSPPADPIARCLLEYHPPPPVPYCPPASAPQLHGSSSSTPAPPPTPLKQMPVPVAAAAPCAAGNGKVVAPAAKGAADRDMFFQTPLLDLSACSSVTPASIAAAQINGSRLSAAPAAKAPDRDMFFQTPILDLSGCTPASIAAVQINGSRVSAAPAANPPPAPPPPPQIQFHHQIPQQQQQQQQQPQKRILEQQQRPASSDNKRFHFEPKPASEKPFHIEIPAARSGKEPEVITFSFDNSVCTSSAATSFFTNMSSQLITMSETSACAPASRKAAHKADDDGKCHCPKKKKPREKRVVRMPAVSDKVADIPSDSYSWRKYGQKPIKGSPHPRGYYRCSSIKDCPARKHVERCRGDAGMLIVTYENDHNHAQPLDLATLTANSEA; from the exons ATGGAGGGGGTGGAGGAGGCCAACCGGGCGGCGGTGGTGAGCTGCAAGAGGCTGGTCGCGCGCCTCTCGTTGTCCGCCGGCGACCCGTTCCGGCTCGCCGCCGTCGCGGCCGAGACCGAAGAGGCCGTGTCCCGGTTCAGCAAGGTGGTTAACATCCTCGGCAATAGGGTTGGCCATGCGAGGGCGAGGGTCGGCCGGAGGAGCTCGCCGCCGGCCGACCCGATTGCGAGGTGCCTCCTTGAGTACCACCCTCCCCCGCCGGTGCCGTACTGCCCACCTGCCAGTGCCCCCCAACTCCATGGGAGTAGCAGTAGCACTCCtgcgccgccgccgacgccgctgAAGCAGATGCCGGtgccggtggcggcggcggctccctgTGCCGCCGGCAACGGCAAGGTCGTTGCACCGGCGGCCAAGGGTGCTGCGGACAGGGACATGTTCTTCCAGACGCCGCTCCTGGATTTGAGTGCGTGCAGCAGCGTTACTCCCGCCTCCATTGCCGCCGCGCAGATCAACGGCTCGAGACTTTCCGCAGCTCCGGCGGCCAAGGCTCCAGACAGGGACATGTTCTTCCAGACGCCAATCCTGGATTTGAGTGGGTGTACTCCCGCCTCCATTGCCGCCGTGCAGATCAACGGCTCCAGAGTTTCGGCAGCTCCGGCGGCCAATCCTCCTCCTgcccctccacctcctcctcaaATCCAATTCCACCATCAGATtccgcagcagcagcagcagcagcagcagcagccgcagAAGAGGATACTCGAGCAGCAGCAGAGGCCGGCCAGCAGCGACAACAAGAGGTTCCACTTCGAGCCGAAGCCGGCGAGCGAGAAGCCGTTCCACATCGAGATCCCGGCGGCGAGGAGCGGCAAGGAGCCGGAGGTGATCACCTTCAGCTTCGACAACTCGGTGTGCACCTCGTCGGCGGCCACGTCCTTCTTCACCAACATGAGCAGCCAGCTGATCACCATGTCGGAGACCTCCGCCTGCGCGCCGGCGTCCAGGAAGGCGGCGCACAAAGCCGACGACGACGGCAAATGCCACTGCCCGAAGAAAAA GAAGCCGAGGGAGAAGAGGGTGGTGAGGATGCCGGCGGTGAGCGACAAGGTGGCCGATATACCTTCCGACAGTTACTCGTGGAGGAAGTACGGGCAGAAACCCATCAAAGGCTCTCCACACCCAAG GGGATACTACCGGTGCAGCAGCATCAAGGACTGCCCGGCGAGGAAGCACGTGGAGCGGTGCCGCGGCGACGCCGGGATGCTCATCGTCACCTACGAGAACGACCACAACCACGCGCAGCCACTCGACCTCGCCACGCTCACCGCCAACTCCGAAGCCTGA